From the Ciconia boyciana chromosome 24, ASM3463844v1, whole genome shotgun sequence genome, one window contains:
- the MEF2B gene encoding myocyte-specific enhancer factor 2B, which yields MGRKKIQISRILDQRNRQVTFTKRKFGLMKKAYELSVLCDCEIALIIFNSTNRLFQYASTDMDKVLLKYTEYSEPHESRTNSDILETLKRKGLGLESHELELDEGPDPGEKAQRLSEGMDLSVARSRFYSPVPLPEAAYGSSPPAADGSLGSASGSPQGQGRPPAFKPAAPKPPGRSPGPLPPGIGYPLFPAGSLNRALATKTPPPLYLGAEGRRGEAHGSLASGRSGGSAARPLYPALQTLSPVLAPGSAGVPSHSLAGFPFLTPAQAEFGAGEAPPPPGFLQPGPTAWQHPRDMATLGVSSRIVPTEEPAPAPGASPQHQAISIKSERVSPGLGCPSGSPQPPLASLASLSEASRGPGDLQPRDDYAKGYPYPLGPPRPLAEEQRAPVPARRAQAMDAWQR from the exons ATGGGCcggaaaaaaatacagatcagCCGAATACTGGATCAGCGGAACCGGCAG gtgaCCTTCACCAAGCGGAAATTCGGGCTGATGAAGAAGGCGTACGAGCTGAGCGTCCTGTGCGACTGCGAGATCGCCCTCATCATCTTCAACAGCACCAACCGCCTCTTCCAGTACGCCAGCACCGACATGGACAAGGTGCTGCTCAAGTACACGGAGTACAGTGAGCCCCACGAGAGCCGCACCAACTCCGACATCCTCGAG ACGCTGAAGCgcaaggggctggggctggagagccACGAGCTGGAGCTGGACGAGGGGCCGGATCCTGGGGAGAAGGCACAAAGGCTGAGCGAGGGCATGGACCTGTCGGTGGCACGGTCCAGGTTTTAT AGCCCGGTGCCGCTGCCCGAGGCAGCCTACGGCAGCTCCCCGCCGGCCGCTGACGGATCCCTGGGCAGCGCCAGCGGCTCCCCGCAGGGCCAGGGCCGCCCTCCCGCCTTCAAGCCGGCAGCACCGAAGCCACCGGGACGCTCACCGGGGCCGCTGCCCCCAG GTATTGGCTACCCCCTCTTTCCTGCCGGCAGCCTGAACCGAGCCCTGGCCACCAAGACACCCCCGCCGCTGTACCTGGGGGCGGAGGGCCGGCGTGGCGAAGCCCACGGCAGTTTGGCGAGTGGCCGGAGTGGCGGCAGTGCGGCG CGGCCGCTGTACCCCGCTCTGCAGACCCTGAGCCCTGTGCTcgccccgggcagcgccggcgTCCCGAGCCACAGCCTCGCCGGCTTCCCCTTCCTCACCCCGGCCCAAGCGG AGTTCGGGGCTGGTgaggccccgccgccccccggcttCCTGCAGCCCGGCCCCACGGCGTGGCAGCACCCACGGGACATGGCAACGCTGGG GGTCAGCAGCCGGATCGTCCCCACCGAAGAgccggccccagcccccggcGCCTCCCCGCAGCACCAAGCCATCAGCATCAAGTCGGAGAGGGtctccccggggctgggctgcccctcgggctccccccagccccccctggCCAGCCTGGCCTCCCTGAGCGAAGCCTCCCGAGGCCCCGGAGACCTCCAGCCACGGGATGACTACGCCAAGGGGTACCCCTaccccctgggccccccccggccgctggcagaggagcagcgGGCCCCTGTCCCTGCACGGCGGGCGCAGGCCATGGACGCTTGGCAGAGATAG